The DNA segment AGGCCCCAGGACGCTTCCCTGAGGAACTCCACGCTGTTTTCACCAGAAAACCAGATGATCTGCACACTGACGTGGACTGTATGTCTCTAGACTTCCTCTGACTGTAacctgtgacctctgacctcccaACCTGCTCAGGTGTGACTAACCTCTGCCCTGGTccctgtgacctctgacctgtgACCACTGACCTAGTCCCTGTGCCTTCTGACCTCTGCCCTGTGACCTCTGACGTGTGACCTCTGACCCGGTCCCTGGTCCCTggtcccaggtcccaggtccCTCTGACCTCTTTCCTGGTctctgtgacctctgacctgtgccctctgacctctgacctgtgccctctgacctctgacctgtgCCCTCCTCCCTGGTCCCTGGTCCCTGGTCCCTGTGCCCTCCTCCCTGGTCCCTGGTCCCTGTGCCCTCCTCCCTGgttcctctgacctctgacctggtCCCTGTGCCCTCTGACCTGGTCCCTCTGACCTCCTCCCTGGTCCCTGCTCCCTGTAGGTGAGCTGGAGCTGGTGCTGGACCGGCGGCTGCAGCAGGACGATAACCGCGGCCTCGGCCAGGGCGTCACCGACAACAAGCTGACCGCCAGCcacttcctgctgctgctggaggaccGCAGGGGGGGGGCGAGGGTAGGAGGGGCGGCTGCAGGGGCGGGGCTTATAGGGGTGGGTTGGGGTTATGGGGCGGGTTTTATATGGGACGGAGGTaaggggtgttgtgtgtgtgtgtgtatatgtgtgtgtgtgtgtgtgtgtgtgggtattggtgtgggtgtgtgtgtgtgtgtgtgtatagtgtgtgtgtgtgtgtgtgtgtgtgtatgtgtgtgtgtgtatatgtggtgtgtgtgtgtgtgtgtgtgtatgtgtctctgtgtgtgtgtgtgtgtgtatatgtgtgtgtgtgtgtgtgtgtgtgtatatgtgtctctgtgtgtgtgtgtgtgtgtgtgtgtgggtttgtgttgtgtgtgtgtgtgtgtgtgtttgtatatgtgtgtgtgtgtgtggtgtgtgtgtgtgtggggtgtctgtgtatgtgtgtgtgtgtgtgtgtatgtgtgtttgtatatgtgtgtgtgtgtgtgtgtgttgtatatgtgtgtgtgtgtgtgtgtgtggtgtgtgtgtgtgtgtgtgtgtgtgtgtgtgtgtgtctgtgtctgtgtgtgtgtgtgtgtgtgtgtgtgagtgtgagtgtgtgtgtgtgtgtgtgtgtgtgtgtccagattTTCTTAGTAtttcctgtgttgtgtgtgacaGGAAGTGGGCGGGGGCCTCAGTAGAACACTGTCTCTGCTCGCCCACCTGACCTCGctctccctcctccacccccccaTCACCATGGTTGCCCCGAGCGACAGCCGGCTGCCCGAGCTCCGCCCCTTCCTGCCGCTCCGCTCCTCGCTGCCGTGTGACGTTCACCTGCTGAACCTCCGGACGCTGGAGGACGCTCAGGTAACACCTGGTCACCACGGTAACACCTGGAGACCACGCTCACATGCTGACCTGGTTACCACGGTAACACCTGGTTTGTGTTGAACAGGAAGCAGATAATCCGTCACAGGAAGTGGCTCTCCTCCTCCACAGGAAGGGCTTCGACTGTAGCTCCGCCCCCGAGCGCAACTGCAGTGCACGTGGAGCGTGCACGAGgaggtgaacacacacacacaccacaccacacacaccacacacacacacacactgagacacacacacacacacacacacacagacacacacactgagacacacacacacacacacacacactgagacaccacacacacacacacacacagagacacacacacagacaccacacacacacacacacacacacacactgagacacacacacacacacacaccacacacacacactgagacacacagacacacacacacacacacactgagacacacacacacacacaaactgagacacacacacacacacacacactgagacacacacacacacacaccacactgagacacacacacacacacacacacacacacacaccacacacactgagacacacacacacacacactgagacacacacacacacacacacacacactgagacacacacacacacacacacacactgagacacacagacacacacacacacacacacacacacacacactgagaaacacactcacacacactgagacaccacacacacactgagacacacacacacacacacacacacacactgagacacacacacacacactcacacacactgagacacacacacactcacacactgagacacacacactcacacacacacacactgagacacacacacacacactcacacacacacagacacacactgagacacacacacacacactcacacactgagacacacacacacacacacacacacactgagacacacacacaccacactcacacacacacacacacactgagacacacacacacacactcacacacactgagacacacacacacacccacacacacactgagacacacacacacacacacacacacacacacacactgagacaccccacacacacacacacacacactgagacacacagacacacacacacaccacactgagacacacacacacacacacactgagacacacacacaacacacacacactgagacacacaacacacacacacacacacaactgagacacacacacatacacacacacacactgagacacacacacacacacacacacactgagacacacagacacacacacacacacacacacaaactgagacacacactcacacacactgagacacacacacacacacacacacactgagacacacacacacaacacactcacacacactgagacacacacacactcacacacactgagacacacacacacacacacacacacacacactgagacacacacacacacacacccacacacacacagacacacactgagacacacacacacacacacacacacacacacactcacacacacacacacacacactgagacacacacacacacactcacacacactgagacacacacacacacactgagacacacacacacactgtatgcataaatatatacacagtatagaatataatataatataatatatataatataatgtattatatatatatatttattatactataatgtatataatgtatataatataataaataatattgtatataatgtatataatataatagataataatgtaatataataaataatataatataatgtatataatgtatataatatagtaataataatgtaatatatactgtattttgtgttcCAGGTGGATCTGGACTCCCTCTTCTCTCCGCTCCGGTTCAGGTCTCTCCGGCGTTCAGGTCTCACTCTGCTGCGAGACCACGATGAGCCGGAGTCCGCCCGGCAACAGACGACGCCGCGCATCACTCGCCTGCGACCAATGGAAATCAGCGCTTTCCGCGCAGAAATCAACTGAAAAACAAGATTTCAAAAACATAttgttgtgtttaaaaaatatgtttttatatatatatatatatatatatatatatatatatatataaatatatatatattgttctaAGATAAATGACACAATgagagccaatcagaatccaccctcagaaaccatacacaggGTCATTAGATgagagccaatcagaatccacCCTCAGAAACCACACACAGGGTAATTAGATgagagccaatcagaatccacCCTCAGAAACCACACACAGGGTCATTAGATgagagccaatcagaatcccttCATTTATTGTATGTGAAGGAGAAATACACCGATGACATctctaaatatattaaaaataattaaaaatatataaaaattataATGTAGATTATGCTGTTACATGTCATTGGGCCTTTTTTAGTGGCTATACCTGTATACTGCGTATATCTGTGTATACCTGCGTATACCTGTGTATACTGCGTGTACCTGCGTATACTGCGTGTACCTgcgtgtactgtgtgtactgcGTGTACCTGAGTATACTGCATGTACctgcatgtactgtgtgtactgcGTGTACCTGAGTATACTGCGTGTACCTGCGTGTACCTGAGTATACTGCGTGTACCTgcgtgtactgtgtgtactgcGTGTACCTGAGTATACTGCGTGTACCTGCGTGTACCTGCGTGTACCTGAGTATACTGCGTGTACCTgcgtgtactgtgtgtactgcgtgtactgtgtgtactgtgtgtacctGAGTATACTGCGTGTACCTCCGTGTACCTGCGTGTACTGCGTGTACCTGCGTGTACTGCGTGTACCTCCGTGTACCTGCGTGTACCTGCGTGTACCTGCGTGTACTGCGTGTACCTGAGTATACTGCGTGTACCTCCGTGTACCTGCGTGTACTGCGTGTACCTGAGTATACTGCGTGTACCTGCGTGTACCTGAGTATACTGCGTGTACCTgcgtgtactgtgtgtactgcGTGTACCTGAGTATACTGCGTGTACCTCCGTGTACCTGCGTGTACTGCGTGTACCTGAGTATACTGCGTGTACCTCCGTGTACCTGCGTGTACTGCGTGTACCTGAGTATACTGCGTGTACCTCCGTGTACCTGCGTATACTGCGTGTACCTGCGTGTACCTGCGTGTACTGCGTGTACCTGAGTATACTGCGTGTACCTgcgtgtactgtgtgtactgcGTGTACCTGAGTATACTGCGTGTACCTCCGTGTACCTGCGTGTACTGCGTGTACCTGCGTGTACCTGCGTGTACTGCGTGTACCTGAGTATACTGCGTGTACCTCCGTGTACCTGCGTGTACTGCGTGTACCTGCGTGTACTGCGTGTACCTCCGTGTACCTGCGTGTACTGCGTGTACCTGCGTGTACCTGCGTGTACCTGAGTATCACATTCAGAGACTACAGAGAGATAAGCAGCTGTtggaaaatatgaattattgGTCGTAAACATCTGATATTTTTAGCAGGTTAATGCTAATGCATTAGCTGTAGCATTAGCTAATTAGTTAATGCCCTTCCAGGTTTCATTAGCTAGCTCGGGTTAGCTGTAGCATTAGCTAGCTCAGGTAAGCTGTAGCATTGGCTAGCTCAGGTAAGCTGTAGCATTAGCTAGCTCGGGTTAGCTGTATCATTATCTAAGTCATGTGAGCTGTACCATTAGCTAGCTCAGGTAAGCTGTAGCATTGGCTAGCTCAGGTAAGCTGTAGCATTAGCTAGCTCGGGTTAGCTGTATCATTATCTAAGTCATGTGAGCTGTACCATTAGCTAGCTCAGGTTAGCTGTAGCATTAGCTAGCTCAGGTTAGCTGTAGCATTAGCTAGCTCATGTTAGCTGTAGCATTAGCTAGCTCATGTTAGCTGTAGCATTAGCTAGCTCATGTTTGCTGTCACTACTTTTGAACACTGAATGTGACGTGTTGCTACGGCAACAAAAAGTGACCAAAGTTGAATGTTTTTAACGTGAGAGATTGTGTTACTGCGGTTTGATACAGAATGATGCATTTTGGGTAATCGGGTCAGCGGGTCATTGATTAATGattgttttgtaattgttttgctGTGAAAAGGAAAGTTTTGGGAAACTATGAAATCATCTTTATTTTTAGAAATTCTACATTTTATATTGAATTCTTTATTAAGTTTTACTGCTGAAAGTTATGTAATGtattaaatgttttatctgtttattgtGGGGAAAATGTCTggttttaatacaaaataaattatctTTAATTTTGCTTTTGTTCATTTATTCTAACAGCTGATTGAGGTCAGTACAAGGTCTCAGAAATCgtagaatatttatttattttaacgtttttttgCGTTATGTGTGCTGCGaccattatgggatggatccctacagagataccttttagttaaagagtaagatgcttttagtttaacatgaaacagaaatcaccatcaccaaacccaccagagtccatgtaaataatcactacttttagcgtgtatagagcagcatatctccaccagactccaggtaaataatcactacttttagcgtgtatagagcagatcTCCACGACTCATGTAAAACTCACTACTttagtgtatagagcagcatatctccaccagactccatgtaaataatcact comes from the Etheostoma spectabile isolate EspeVRDwgs_2016 unplaced genomic scaffold, UIUC_Espe_1.0 scaffold00016356, whole genome shotgun sequence genome and includes:
- the LOC116679507 gene encoding alpha-mannosidase 2x, which codes for MSTAAFLQDSGSRLTLLGAQSQAVAGLRPGELELVLDRRLQQDDNRGLGQGVTDNKLTASHFLLLLEDRRGGAREVGGGLSRTLSLLAHLTSLSLLHPPITMVAPSDSRLPELRPFLPLRSSLPCDVHLLNLRTLEDAQEADNPSQEVALLLHRKGFDCSSAPERNCSARGACTRRWIWTPSSLRSGSGLSGVQVSLCCETTMSRSPPGNRRRRASLACDQWKSALSAQKSTEKQDFKNILLCLKNMFLYIYIYIYIYIYI